Proteins encoded together in one Ictidomys tridecemlineatus isolate mIctTri1 chromosome 3, mIctTri1.hap1, whole genome shotgun sequence window:
- the Naa50 gene encoding N-alpha-acetyltransferase 50 isoform X4 produces MEFRPSEARRSRIELGDVTPHNIKQLKRLNQVIFPVSYNDKFYKDVLEVGELAKLAYFNDIAVGAVCCRVDHSQNQKRLYIMTLGCLAPYRRLGIGTKMLNHVLNICEKDGTFDNIYLHVQISNESAIDFYRKFGFEIIETKKNYYKRIEPADAHVLQKNLKVPSGQNADAQKTDN; encoded by the exons ATGGAGTTCCGTCCCTCTGAGGCCCGCCG TAGCCGGATCGAGTTGGGAGATGTAACACCACACAATATTAAACAGTTGAAGAGATTGAACCAGGTCATTTTTCCAGTCAGCTACAATGACAAGTTCTACAAGGATGTTCTGGAGGTTGGCGAGCTAGCAAAACTTG CCTATTTCAATGATATTGCTGTAGGTGCAGTATGCTGCAGGGTGGATCATTCACAGAATCAGAAGAGACTTTACATCATGACACTAGGATGTCTTGCACCTTACAGAAGGCTAGGAATAG GAACTAAAATGTTAAATCACGTCCTAAACATCTGTGAAAAAGATGGCACTTTTGACAACATCTATct GCACGTTCAGATCAGCAATGAGTCAGCAATTGACTTCTACAGGAAGTTTGGCTTTGAGATTATTGAGACAAAGAAGAACTACTATAAGAGGATAGAGCCTGCAGATGCTCATGTGCTTCAGAAAAACCTCAAAGTCCCTTCTGGTCAGAATGCAGATGCGCAGAAAACAGACAACTGA